The following coding sequences lie in one Alloacidobacterium dinghuense genomic window:
- a CDS encoding YciI family protein, protein MPSSTPRRPDIPRNLKPYFLCLLKKGPRWNITEGNEDLMPRYLAFLRRETEARRILFAGPITDGGELVAMVILEAPNAEEANAVANANPSVESGHFITELHPCLLPTLDTFKVEY, encoded by the coding sequence ATGCCTTCATCCACTCCAAGGCGCCCCGATATTCCGCGCAACCTCAAGCCGTATTTTCTTTGTCTGCTAAAAAAGGGTCCACGATGGAACATTACTGAGGGCAATGAAGACCTAATGCCGCGGTATCTCGCTTTTCTTCGTCGTGAAACGGAAGCCCGACGGATTCTCTTCGCGGGACCAATTACAGACGGCGGCGAACTTGTCGCCATGGTCATTCTGGAGGCGCCAAACGCCGAAGAAGCGAACGCAGTAGCCAATGCCAACCCCAGCGTCGAATCAGGGCATTTCATTACAGAGCTTCATCCTTGCCTCTTGCCAACGCTTGATACCTTCAAAGTGGAATATTGA
- the rho gene encoding transcription termination factor Rho, with translation MTISELKEKNITELSKIARQLEIPGASGLRKQDLIFKILQAQSEKEGHIFAEGVLEILPDGYGFLRSPDYNYLPGPDDIYVSPSQIRKFDLKTGDTISGNVRPPHEGEKYFALVKIEAINFESPEETRNKILFDNLTPLYPQERLKSETVRDNISGRVMDLLTPVGKGQRGLIVAPPRTGKTMLLQAIANSITSNHPEVVLIVLLIDERPEEVTDMQRSVKGEVISSTFDEPAARHVQVAEMVIEKAKRLVEHKRDVVILLDSITRLARAYNTIVPPSGKVLSGGVDSNALQRPKRFFGAARNIEEGGSLTIIATALVDTGSRMDEVIFEEFKGTGNMEIILDRKLVDKRVFPAIDIQRSGTRKEELLIPKEDLSRIWVLRKVLNPLSPVEAMELLVDKLGKTRNNAEFLLNMNSL, from the coding sequence ATGACCATCTCCGAACTAAAAGAAAAAAACATCACAGAACTGAGCAAAATTGCCCGCCAGCTCGAAATTCCAGGCGCGAGCGGACTCCGCAAGCAAGACCTTATCTTCAAGATTCTACAGGCCCAAAGCGAAAAAGAGGGCCACATCTTTGCCGAGGGCGTATTGGAAATTCTGCCTGACGGCTACGGCTTCCTGCGCTCACCGGATTACAACTATCTGCCCGGTCCAGACGACATTTACGTTTCGCCATCCCAGATTCGCAAGTTCGACCTGAAGACTGGCGACACGATCAGCGGCAATGTGCGTCCGCCGCACGAGGGTGAAAAGTATTTTGCCCTGGTCAAAATCGAGGCGATTAACTTTGAGTCGCCGGAAGAGACGCGCAACAAGATCCTTTTTGACAACCTCACACCGCTGTATCCGCAGGAGCGCCTCAAAAGCGAGACCGTGCGTGACAACATCAGCGGGCGCGTGATGGATCTGCTCACTCCGGTTGGCAAGGGGCAGCGTGGATTGATCGTCGCTCCGCCGCGCACCGGCAAGACGATGCTGCTGCAGGCGATCGCCAACTCGATCACCTCGAACCATCCTGAGGTCGTCCTCATCGTCCTGCTGATCGATGAGCGTCCGGAAGAAGTGACGGACATGCAGCGCTCGGTAAAGGGTGAAGTGATCAGCTCGACATTCGATGAGCCGGCTGCTCGCCACGTCCAAGTGGCGGAAATGGTGATCGAAAAGGCGAAGCGCCTGGTCGAACACAAGCGCGATGTGGTGATCCTCCTCGACTCAATTACCCGTCTGGCGCGTGCTTACAACACGATCGTTCCTCCGTCGGGCAAGGTGCTCTCAGGCGGTGTTGATTCGAACGCCTTGCAGCGGCCGAAGCGCTTCTTTGGTGCGGCTCGCAACATTGAAGAAGGTGGCTCGCTCACGATCATTGCAACAGCCCTGGTTGACACTGGATCGCGCATGGACGAAGTGATCTTTGAAGAGTTCAAGGGCACCGGCAACATGGAAATCATCCTTGACCGCAAGCTGGTCGATAAGCGCGTCTTCCCGGCGATTGACATTCAGCGCTCGGGCACGCGTAAGGAAGAGCTGCTGATTCCCAAAGAGGATCTGAGCCGCATCTGGGTGCTGCGCAAGGTGCTCAATCCGTTGTCTCCGGTTGAGGCCATGGAGTTGCTCGTCGACAAGCTGGGGAAAACTCGGAACAACGCAGAGTTCCTCCTGAATATGAACTCGCTATAA
- a CDS encoding DNA-directed RNA polymerase subunit omega, whose product MRSDLIYGALTHVSNRYQLCQLASKATRKLHKPNTRVQDTTNEVMARFRYQNPVAVTPIVEEKAKVQQQRRAA is encoded by the coding sequence ATGCGTTCTGATCTGATTTATGGGGCATTGACCCACGTTTCCAATCGCTACCAGCTGTGTCAGCTGGCTTCCAAAGCGACCCGTAAGCTGCACAAGCCGAATACGCGTGTGCAGGACACTACGAATGAAGTTATGGCTCGCTTCCGTTACCAGAACCCGGTAGCGGTCACCCCCATCGTTGAAGAGAAGGCAAAGGTTCAGCAGCAGCGCCGCGCAGCGTAA